Sequence from the Candidatus Accumulibacter similis genome:
GCTGCTGATCCACCAGGGCGGTGGCCAGCTCAGTGGCAATCTGGCCGACGTCGCAGGGGTGGATGAGGTCACGCCAATGCCCCGAAGGGTACCTATCAATGAGCAGGCCCGGGCCGTGTTCCGAGCGCTCGACCGCGACCTGCTGAGCGACCTGCGCGCTGCGCACGGCAGCGGCTTCGCGTCGATCCTGGCGCGTATCGAGGAGAACGCCTCCAAGCTCGCGCTGATCCGCGCCGTGTCCCGTGATCCTGTGGAGCCAGAGATCACCGGCGGCGACGCCGAGTGGGGCATCCTGATCGCGCAGCACTGCGCCCGGCAGACGATCCGCGAAGCGTCGATCCGCGTCTCGGAGAACGCGATCGAGTCGAACCACAAGCGTGCGCTGCAAATACTTCAAGGGTCAGGACCCGGCGGCATGCCCAAGAGTGAGTTCACGCGCCGCACGCAGTTCATGGATGCCCGCCAGCGGGACGGCGTGCTGCAGACTTTGGTAGACGCGCAGATGATCGAGGTTCAAATGATTCAAGGAGCCAGACGCCCCATCTGTTTGATAAAGGTGCTTGAAAACAATGAGTTGTGAGCGCCGCGCGGAAAGGGTTCAAAAGTTCATGATTTCAAGCCCTAGATACCCTGTATACCCGGATCTGCCCGCCAGAGAGACCGGGAGAGAGAAAAAACAGGATATATATTGAATGAATGAAATATTGAAGTGTTTATCGCTCTCTCTTTCTCAGGGGCTCCCCCCTTGAAGGATTGACGCATTGAAGTTATTGCCGTAGCACCGTTTTTGTTCTGACCCGTACCCGACCCGATCGGGCATGAGGGAGCGCCGAAGACCCTGACCCGGTCGCGTGCACGCTCCTCCAGGCCGCCTACAGCCTCTTGGAGGATATGCACATGTCTCACTATTCAAACCCGCTCCCAGCGGCCTCTGCGGTCGCCGTAGGAGCTTCCCCAGGTGCCATGCTCGCACTGGATCTCGGCCAGCACACCGGCTGGGCGTTGGCCTATCCGCGCGGACCCATCACCTCGGGTACCGAGCTGTTCAAAGCCGGTCGCTTCGAGGGCGGTGGCATGCCACTCCTGCGCTTTGTGAGCTGGCTTGGCGAACTGCACGACCGCGCCGGACCGCTGACCGCCGTCGTGTTCGAGGAAGTGCGCGCGCACCGCGGCACGGCCGCAGCACACACCTACGGCGCCTTCCTCGGGCAGCTCACGGCGTGGTGCGAGCTGCACCACATCCCCTACCACGGCGTACCGGTGGGCACGATCAAGAAGCACGCGACCGGCCGCGGCAACGCCGGCAAGGCCGAAGTGATCGCCGCAATGCGCGCCCAGGGATTCGATCCTGCGGACGACAACGAAGCGGATGCCCTCGCGCTGCTGCAGTGGGCGCTGAAAGGCGGTGCGCGATGAGCCGGCTGACCTGTGCACTCGCGCGGCTGTTGCCGGTCGCGCCCGCGACCGCCGATGAACTGCGGGCGATGCGCGCCGCCGCCTGGCACAAGCAGGGCGTGCTCGCCGTGCCGCTCGATGCGGTCACAGATCGTTCGGAGCGCGTGCTCCTCGAAGGCATCGGCAACCGGCTCTACGGGCGCCGCCGGCCGGCCGGCGTGGGAGGGTCTCGCGATGAGCGCTAAGCGGATCCCCCCATCGCTGAAGCCCGGCGTCCCGATGCCCGTCACCGGCGGGCGGCCCGTCGAGTGGGTGCGCGAGGAGTCCGGCGAGCACGCGGGCAACGCGCATTTCCGGACCGTCGACTCGCTGGGCCTCCTGCTCCGGAATGGCACGATCACCCCGCCGATGCACGACGCCGGCCAGCAGTTCGCCGCCACCTTCGTGTGGGCACAGCTGCACGGACCGCGGGCGCTGGCGCTCGACCGCGTTCGCGGCGGGCAGTGGTCTGACGGCATCAGCGAGCGCGCCGCCTACGCCCGCAAGCGGATCGGGGAAGCGCTCGACGCGGTCGGCGGCATCGGCAGTCCGGGCGGCACGGCGGTCTGGCACGTCGCCGGCCTCGGGCAGAGCGTGAAGGAGTGGTCGGCGCAGCAGGGCTGGAACGGCCGAGCGCTGTCGCAGCCTGAGGCGCGGGGCATTCTGGTCGCTGCGCTGGGCATGCTGGCTATGCATTATGGATATTTGCGAGCGGTTCCAGCGAAACCCCTTGATCGGTGAACATCGAGGGCGTAGCATTTGGGCATCCTCAAAGTAAAGCGCCTGCCGGAGCTCTCCAGCAGGCGCTTTTGCTTGGGGACGGCGAGGCTCGCTGGGACGGGACGTCCGGTGGGTCTGCCTCCTGAAGGTACTATGCTCTTGTACTGATCCCAGAAGCATCTAGACATTCAAATGGAATATGCCAATATGATGTAGCGAAAAGTTCTGCAGCACGTAACTTGTTGATTTTAAATGGGTCCTTCCAGCATAATATGCCATGTGGGAGGCGTGCGCGCAGAGTCGTTCTAGCGCCAGAGTGAGAATCGAGGTTTGCAGGGTTTGCGGGTTGCACCCGGAGCCCGCCTCAGGTAGTCGGCATCATTCCATCCACCCATCCTCGGGTCCGAAGCGAGCCGACCGCACACTGGCCGCCGGCAGCCATCATCCTCCTCGCTGGCGTCGACGCCCCCGCAGGCAGACCGCCAGCCAAGCGGAGGCGGCGAACAGCGTGAGCGTGGCGGGTTCGGGAACGCTGCTACTGACGACGGGAATCTTGGTGATCGCCGTGACGCCTGCGGCTGGCTTGCTCAGATCAAACGGATCGCCGATCTGAGCGCGCGCTCCGGAACCGAAGCCGGTGCCGTCCACCCAGGTCGAGAGAACGTACTGGATGTGAAAGGTCTCGCCCGGCAACACGTTCTGGGTGAAATAGTCAAAGGTGAAGGGATCGAGATCGTATCCCGTCTCCGGACCGAGCGGGCCATTCCTTGAATAGGAGGTGAAGGTCATGTTGCTGGCCTCCCCTAGCGTGACCAGAGAGTTGCTGCTGTTCGCCGTACCCGTCACATCCGCCTGTGCATACCAACTGGGACCGCTGCCAAAACCGTAAATCAGCGACTCGATCAGAAAGCTGAAGTGTGCCGTCCGACCCGCGCCGATCACACCCAGGTAGCCTTGATTGATATTGAAGTGGAACTTGTACGATTGCGGGGTGCTGTCCGTATTCGTGAAGTCCGCGACGTACACCGCCTCACCTTTGAAGCTGTTGTTGACGCCGTAATGGTCGAGGTATTGCGCACCAGCCGAAACCAAACCGTTCGTCGCCCCGGCCGAACGTCCGTAAGCCGGCTCGGGATTTGGGTAGGTCCATCGGCCGTCCTGCACACCCGCGAAGACGTTGAAGATGCTGTTCGCCGTATCGGTCGTATGCGAGTCGACGAGTGAGGTCCCATACAGATCGGTCCCTTGTGCCCGCGCCGTCACATCGATCTTGTCCGCCTGCGCTGTTTGCACAGTGAACACCCACACTGCCACTGCCACGAGGGACAGCCTGCTCTTTTCCTTAGTCATCTGCGTCACTCCTTCGCCATCGTTGGGGTCGTCGTCATCATCAGGAGCGATCTGCCAGGTCGCCACCAAAGGATAGGCCATTCAACTCCGCCTCGGCAACTTTTTCGGGCTCTGACGGGCTCTGAGGCCAGTCGTGATAAAGGGAAAGCCTGCCGACGAAACGCGAAGGCCGTACCGGAATCGCAACGCGAGGATGGCCATGTGTCGCGGCATTAGCCGCCGAGTTCGCCATGGTGACCATGGCGCAAGCGGATCGTGCCAAGCCCGACGACATCGCCTTGGTGTTGCCTTTACCAGGCGATGCGCTGGGCGAATTGGTAGTCGCGCGCCGGGTACTGCTGCGGGTCGAACTCGCCGTGCCGGGCATCAGCTCTCCCCGGCCGCGGCAGGCGGCGGGTTAGCGCAACAGGCGACTGTGACGTCGGCTCTCCGACGTGATCGAGGATCTTGTTGACGGCCGACGCCTGCGTGAGAAAGGCGATGGTCCTAATCTTGTCTGCGCACTCCGGGACATAGCAGGGGAGCGAAGTGCCAGCATCGGGCAAGCCGCAGGGTCCAAACGTACCGTGCCATTTGGCGATGAATCGTCTCTTCTGCGGCTTGTGCTGTGCGGCGGTTGTCCTCCACCTTTTCGTTGCTCCTGCGATACGAACCCTCGCGGCCCGTGACCTCATCCATCCGGGCCGCTTTCTTTTGGCGAGGTGAGACTTGGCCGTACCCGAACTGACGCTCCAGCACTGGCCGATCGAGCGACTGATCGACTACGCCCGCAATCCGCGCCAGAACGACCACGCCGTCGAGCAGATGGCCTCGGTGATCACCGAGTTCGGCTTTCGGATTCCGGTGGTGGCCAAAAGCACGGGCGAACTGGTCGATGGGCACCTGCGACTGAAGGCGGCGCGCCGGCTTGGGCTGAAGACGGTACCGGTCGTCCTGGCCGACGAGCTGACGGATGCGCAGATCAAGGCCTTTCGCCTGCTGGCCAACCGATCCGCTTCCTGGGCGCAGTGGGACGAGGCGCTGCTGGCGCTCGAACTCGAGGACCTCAAACTCGCGGACTTCGATCTGTCGCTGACCGGGTTCGAGGAGGGTGAGATCGCTCGCCTGCTGGCCGACGAAGCGGTTTCAAGCGACGGCGACCAAGAGCCGGCCGCGGATGAGCCCGACGCCGCGGATGACGTTCCCGATGCGCCCGTCCACCCGGTCAGCCGAACTGGTGATATCTGGGCGCTGGGCCAGCACCGTCTGATCTGCGGGGACGCCAGTGACGCCGCGGTGGTCGGCGCGTTGATGGGCGAGGAGCGTGCGAACCTCCTGATGACGAGCCCGCCCTACGCCAACCAGCGCGCCTACACGACCGGCGGGATCGCCGACTGGGACCGGCTGATGCAGGGCGTCTTCGCCGTGGCGATGACCGTGATGGCAGCGGCGGCGCAGATGCTGGTGAACCTCGGCCTGGTGCATCGTGAGGGTAGCGTGGTGCGCTACTGGGATGACTGGCTCTCCTGGATGCCGCGCCAGAGCTGGCGCTTCTTCGGCTGGTACGTGTGGGATCAGGGCGTGACCGTTCCCGGTGATTGGGCCGGTCGCCTCGCACCGCGGCACGAGTTCCTGTTCCACTTCAACCGCGAGGCCAGAAAGCCGAACAAGACGGTGCCGTGCAAGTTCGCTGGTCAGGACAAGCATTTGCAGGCCGACGGCAGCAGTAGCGGTGGACTGCGTACAAGGGAAGGCGAGCGCACCGGCTGGAACCATGCCGGCAAGGTGACGCAAGACTTCCGCATCCCGGACTCGGTCGTGACCTGCACCCGCCAGCGAGGATCCATCGGCGAGGGCATCGACCACCCCGCCGTGTTCCCGGTGGCATTGCCGGAGTTCGTGATCGAGGCCTACACGAGTCCCGGGGAGATCGTCCTTGATCCCTTCGGCGGTTCCGGCACGACGGTGCTGGCGGCGCAGCGCACCGGCCGCATCGCCCGTTCGGTCGAGATCGCGCCCGAGTACGTCGATGTGGCGATCGAACGCTTCCGGCAGAACTTTCCCGGTGTGCCGGCGACCTTGCTGGCGACCGGTCAGACCTTCGACGAGGTCGCCGCTGAGCGGCTCTCCCTCGAACAGGAGGCGGCATGAACGTTTCGTGGCTGGCGGACAAGATCGAGCAGTGGCCGACCGCCAAGCTGCTGCCCTACGCTCGAAACGCCCGGACGCACAGCGATCAGCAGGTGGCACAGATCGCGGCCTCGATCGCCGAGTTTGGCTTCACCAACCCGATTCTGTCCGGCAGTGATGGTGTGATCGTCGCCGGACATGGGCGCCTCGCTGCTGCTCAGAAGCTGGGTCTGGACGTGGTCCCGGTGGTCGTGCTCGACCATCTGACGCCGACCCAGCGTCGAGCTTTGGTGATCGCCGACAACCGCATCGCCGAGAACGCTGGCTGGGACGACGCGATGTTGCGCGTCGAGTTGGCGGATCTCCAGAGCAACGACTTCGATCTGGCGCTCACCGGATTCGCTGCCGACGAGCTGCTCGAGATCCTGGCCGGGGAGGAGACCAGCACCGAAGGCCAGACGGACGACGACGCAGTTCCCGATGTCCCGGAGACGCCGGTTTCCCGGCCAGGCGATGTCTGGATCTGTGGCAAGCACCGCGTGCTCTGCGGGGACGCCACGCAGGAGGCAAGCTACGTGGCGCTGCTCGGCAGCGAACGCGTGTCGATGGTGTTTCAAGATCCGCCGTACTCCGTGAACTACGCCAACAGTGCCAAGGACAAGCTGCGCGGCAGGAACCGTCCGATTCTCAACGACAACCTGGGTGACGAGTTCGGACCCTTCCTCATCGCGGCCCTGACACCGATGCTGGCGCGCTGCGACGGAGCGGTCTACATCGCGATGTCCTCGAGCGAACTCGACACGCTGCAGTCGGCGTTTCGCGCCGCTGGCGGCCACTGGTCGACGTTCATCATCTGGGCCAAGAACACCTTCACGATGGGCCGCGCCGACTACCAGCGGCAGTACGAGCCGATCCTCTACGGCTGGCGGGAAGGCAGCAGGCGGCACTGGTGCGGCGACCGTGACCAGGGCGATGTGTGGCAGATCAAGAAGCCGGTCAAGAATGATCTCCATCCGACGATGAAGCCCGTCGAACTGGTGGAGCGCGCGATTCGCAATTCGAGCCGGCCCGGCGATACGGTGCTCGACTGTTTCGCCGGGTCAGGCACGACGTTGATCGCAGCCGAGAAGTCGGGGCGCGTCGCGCGGATGATGGAGCTCGATCCGAAGTACTGCGATGTGGTGGTTCGCCGCTGGCAGGACCATAGCGGAAAGAAAGCCACCCGAGAATCGGATGGCGTGACGTTCGGCGAGTAAGCAGTCATCCAGACGGAAGTGCGAGCCGGCCGCCACCGACCCAGTGCTGCCAGTCCAACTATCAAAGGTTCAGTGTCGGGTATAAGAGTAGAGCTGGCATGCGGTGAGCGGCAAGTAGGGGCCTATGCTGACTACGGGCTCGAATGGCAACGGTCAGTCTCCCTCCAGTTCCGAAATCTCAATCAGGTTGCAGTCGGGATCACGCAGATAGATCGATCTGATTCGTCCCGTCGCACCTGTGCGCATGACGGGGCCTTCCATGATTGGCCACTGGCATTCACCCATCCGGTCAACAACCGCTTGCAGTGCCAACGTCGAAATAAAGCAGAGGTCGAGAGAACCTGGTGTAGGGACATGGGCCTTGGGCTCGAACTCCTTGCCTTTGATGTGAAGATTGATCTTCTGTCCCCCGAACTTGAAAGCCTTGCGTTCGACGGGTGGCGTACCACCGATGAAGGTCTCCAGCGTCATACCCAAAATTCGGGTATAGAAATCAACGCATGCGGCTTCGTTTGCCGTGGTGAGCACCAAATGGTCGAGGTGGCTAATCATATGGGTCGAGTCCAAGCGAAAAGGGAGAGTCTATCTTGAGGATCCATCGCTCGTGGCTGTCGCCTTCGATCAGCTATTGAGCGCGAGTAGACCGGCGCGTTTCAGGGTAGATCAGTCATTCGAATGGCGCCTATCTGAAATCGACGACGGACTGCTCTTGGCCGAGTGCGGACGACGTCATCCTACACCCACTGGCCGCTTCTCGCAGTAGCGGTCGATCAGACGAGCAAATTGTCATCGCCAGCCGAATGGCCGCTTACGGCTGGTCGCCCCCGGGTCAACGTCGGCTTTGGAGAAACGTCGCCGCCGCGTGCTCATGTCGACAGTGATACCTGGCAGGCTCTCACCGAACGACCGCGTAAGATGCGCATAGCCTTCGCAGCCTGGCGTTCGAGCGGATCAGGCGGCCAACTCTTCGGCGATCTCGCAATGCACCACGAACCCGGTCAAGTAGGGCAAGCCGCAGGGGATGCCATAGTCGCGGGAGGTCTGGCGGCCGATGGTCCAGACCATCCACCGCGCTACGGCGGCGTAGAT
This genomic interval carries:
- a CDS encoding site-specific DNA-methyltransferase; its protein translation is MNVSWLADKIEQWPTAKLLPYARNARTHSDQQVAQIAASIAEFGFTNPILSGSDGVIVAGHGRLAAAQKLGLDVVPVVVLDHLTPTQRRALVIADNRIAENAGWDDAMLRVELADLQSNDFDLALTGFAADELLEILAGEETSTEGQTDDDAVPDVPETPVSRPGDVWICGKHRVLCGDATQEASYVALLGSERVSMVFQDPPYSVNYANSAKDKLRGRNRPILNDNLGDEFGPFLIAALTPMLARCDGAVYIAMSSSELDTLQSAFRAAGGHWSTFIIWAKNTFTMGRADYQRQYEPILYGWREGSRRHWCGDRDQGDVWQIKKPVKNDLHPTMKPVELVERAIRNSSRPGDTVLDCFAGSGTTLIAAEKSGRVARMMELDPKYCDVVVRRWQDHSGKKATRESDGVTFGE
- a CDS encoding VOC family protein; the encoded protein is MISHLDHLVLTTANEAACVDFYTRILGMTLETFIGGTPPVERKAFKFGGQKINLHIKGKEFEPKAHVPTPGSLDLCFISTLALQAVVDRMGECQWPIMEGPVMRTGATGRIRSIYLRDPDCNLIEISELEGD